A window of the Lactuca sativa cultivar Salinas chromosome 7, Lsat_Salinas_v11, whole genome shotgun sequence genome harbors these coding sequences:
- the LOC111905999 gene encoding uric acid degradation bifunctional protein TTL isoform X3 codes for MAVGLGVNDFIACCGSTKFAEQMVADGPFDTYDKAVVAAKNIWFNKVDVHGWLEAFAAHPQIGQNPSSVANKSSTSVQWSKGEQSTALATATDSSLQYKQKFGFVFLICASGRSTPEILAELKRRFSNRPIVEFEIAAQEQMKITELRLQKLFSNVDVTKAEEGRVTILGGHLTAPSIPTRVRPPITTHVLDIARGCPAGGIEVLLEMYTSQKSGPVFGQSGDDMWTFQGSSATDKDGRSGQLMKIVNELTPGVYRISFNTGKYNPDGFFPFVSIVFEVKASQKMEHFHVPLLLSPFSFSTYRGS; via the exons ATGGCGGTAGGATTGGGCGTAAATGATTTCATAGCTTGTTGTGGAAGCACAAAATTTGCGGAACAAATGGTCGCCGATGGACCTTTTGATACTTACGACAAAGCTGTTGTCGCAGCCAAGAACATCTGGTTCAATAAG GTTGATGTACATGGTTGGCTCGAAGCATTTGCTGCCCATCCCCAAATTGGGCAAAACCCTTCTTCAGTTGCTAACAAAAGTTCCACAAGTGTTCA GTGGAGCAAGGGGGAACAATCCACTGCTCTAGCCACTGCAACCGATTCTAGTCTACAG TATAAGCAAAAGTTTGGATTTGTTTTTCTTATATGTGCATCTGGAAGGAGTACTCCAGAAATATTAGCCGAGTTGAAG AGGCGTTTTTCAAACAGGCCGATCGTTGAGTTTGAGATTGCAGCCCAAGAACAAATGAAAATAACTGAATTACGCCTTCAAAAGCTTTTCTCAAATGTTGATGTCACCAAAGCAGAAG AAGGCCGTGTGACCATTTTAGGAGGGCATTTAACAGCTCCATCCATACCCACACGGGTTCGCCCGCCCATCACAACCCACGTGCTAGACATAGCCCGCGGGTGTCCAGCTGGCGGAATCGAAGTCCTATTGGAAATGTACACTTCCCAAAAGTCTGGCCCGGTGTTTGGCCAATCAGGTGATGACATGTGGACATTTCAAGGCTCGTCTGCCACCGATAAAGATGGAAGAAGCGGTCAATTGATGAAAATAGTCAATGAGTTGACTCCGGGTGTATACCGAATAAGCTTCAACACAGGAAAATATAACCCGGATGGTTTCTTCCCGTTTGTTTCAATTGTTTTTGAGGTCAAAGCGTCGCAAAAAATGGAACATTTTCATGTCCCATTGTTGCTTTCTCCTTTTTCATTCTCGACCTATAGGGGTAGCTAG
- the LOC111905999 gene encoding uric acid degradation bifunctional protein TTL isoform X2, protein MAVGLGVNDFIACCGSTKFAEQMVADGPFDTYDKAVVAAKNIWFNKVDVHGWLEAFAAHPQIGQNPSSVANKSSTSVQWSKGEQSTALATATDSSLQELYEWNSQYKQKFGFVFLICASGRSTPEILAELKRRFSNRPIVEFEIAAQEQMKITELRLQKLFSNVDVTKAEGRVTILGGHLTAPSIPTRVRPPITTHVLDIARGCPAGGIEVLLEMYTSQKSGPVFGQSGDDMWTFQGSSATDKDGRSGQLMKIVNELTPGVYRISFNTGKYNPDGFFPFVSIVFEVKASQKMEHFHVPLLLSPFSFSTYRGS, encoded by the exons ATGGCGGTAGGATTGGGCGTAAATGATTTCATAGCTTGTTGTGGAAGCACAAAATTTGCGGAACAAATGGTCGCCGATGGACCTTTTGATACTTACGACAAAGCTGTTGTCGCAGCCAAGAACATCTGGTTCAATAAG GTTGATGTACATGGTTGGCTCGAAGCATTTGCTGCCCATCCCCAAATTGGGCAAAACCCTTCTTCAGTTGCTAACAAAAGTTCCACAAGTGTTCA GTGGAGCAAGGGGGAACAATCCACTGCTCTAGCCACTGCAACCGATTCTAGTCTACAG GAATTATATGAATGGAATTCTCAGTATAAGCAAAAGTTTGGATTTGTTTTTCTTATATGTGCATCTGGAAGGAGTACTCCAGAAATATTAGCCGAGTTGAAG AGGCGTTTTTCAAACAGGCCGATCGTTGAGTTTGAGATTGCAGCCCAAGAACAAATGAAAATAACTGAATTACGCCTTCAAAAGCTTTTCTCAAATGTTGATGTCACCAAAGCAGAAG GCCGTGTGACCATTTTAGGAGGGCATTTAACAGCTCCATCCATACCCACACGGGTTCGCCCGCCCATCACAACCCACGTGCTAGACATAGCCCGCGGGTGTCCAGCTGGCGGAATCGAAGTCCTATTGGAAATGTACACTTCCCAAAAGTCTGGCCCGGTGTTTGGCCAATCAGGTGATGACATGTGGACATTTCAAGGCTCGTCTGCCACCGATAAAGATGGAAGAAGCGGTCAATTGATGAAAATAGTCAATGAGTTGACTCCGGGTGTATACCGAATAAGCTTCAACACAGGAAAATATAACCCGGATGGTTTCTTCCCGTTTGTTTCAATTGTTTTTGAGGTCAAAGCGTCGCAAAAAATGGAACATTTTCATGTCCCATTGTTGCTTTCTCCTTTTTCATTCTCGACCTATAGGGGTAGCTAG
- the LOC111905999 gene encoding uric acid degradation bifunctional protein TTL isoform X1, which yields MAVGLGVNDFIACCGSTKFAEQMVADGPFDTYDKAVVAAKNIWFNKVDVHGWLEAFAAHPQIGQNPSSVANKSSTSVQWSKGEQSTALATATDSSLQELYEWNSQYKQKFGFVFLICASGRSTPEILAELKRRFSNRPIVEFEIAAQEQMKITELRLQKLFSNVDVTKAEEGRVTILGGHLTAPSIPTRVRPPITTHVLDIARGCPAGGIEVLLEMYTSQKSGPVFGQSGDDMWTFQGSSATDKDGRSGQLMKIVNELTPGVYRISFNTGKYNPDGFFPFVSIVFEVKASQKMEHFHVPLLLSPFSFSTYRGS from the exons ATGGCGGTAGGATTGGGCGTAAATGATTTCATAGCTTGTTGTGGAAGCACAAAATTTGCGGAACAAATGGTCGCCGATGGACCTTTTGATACTTACGACAAAGCTGTTGTCGCAGCCAAGAACATCTGGTTCAATAAG GTTGATGTACATGGTTGGCTCGAAGCATTTGCTGCCCATCCCCAAATTGGGCAAAACCCTTCTTCAGTTGCTAACAAAAGTTCCACAAGTGTTCA GTGGAGCAAGGGGGAACAATCCACTGCTCTAGCCACTGCAACCGATTCTAGTCTACAG GAATTATATGAATGGAATTCTCAGTATAAGCAAAAGTTTGGATTTGTTTTTCTTATATGTGCATCTGGAAGGAGTACTCCAGAAATATTAGCCGAGTTGAAG AGGCGTTTTTCAAACAGGCCGATCGTTGAGTTTGAGATTGCAGCCCAAGAACAAATGAAAATAACTGAATTACGCCTTCAAAAGCTTTTCTCAAATGTTGATGTCACCAAAGCAGAAG AAGGCCGTGTGACCATTTTAGGAGGGCATTTAACAGCTCCATCCATACCCACACGGGTTCGCCCGCCCATCACAACCCACGTGCTAGACATAGCCCGCGGGTGTCCAGCTGGCGGAATCGAAGTCCTATTGGAAATGTACACTTCCCAAAAGTCTGGCCCGGTGTTTGGCCAATCAGGTGATGACATGTGGACATTTCAAGGCTCGTCTGCCACCGATAAAGATGGAAGAAGCGGTCAATTGATGAAAATAGTCAATGAGTTGACTCCGGGTGTATACCGAATAAGCTTCAACACAGGAAAATATAACCCGGATGGTTTCTTCCCGTTTGTTTCAATTGTTTTTGAGGTCAAAGCGTCGCAAAAAATGGAACATTTTCATGTCCCATTGTTGCTTTCTCCTTTTTCATTCTCGACCTATAGGGGTAGCTAG